A DNA window from Mycolicibacter hiberniae contains the following coding sequences:
- a CDS encoding succinate dehydrogenase hydrophobic membrane anchor subunit, translated as MSTTDLPRSRGPIAPVLGPDRDHPASLGDPRAPRQHSGMPNFEKYTWLFMRFSGAVLIFLVLGHLFIMLMWEDGVYRIDFNYVAERWRSPFWQIWDLSLLWLAELHGGNGLRTIIGDYTRSSRSRFWLMTLLAVSIVFTLALGSYVLLTFDANIS; from the coding sequence ATGAGCACCACTGACCTGCCGCGCAGCAGAGGCCCGATAGCCCCGGTTCTCGGCCCCGACCGCGACCACCCGGCCAGCCTCGGCGACCCGAGAGCACCCCGGCAGCACAGCGGGATGCCCAACTTCGAGAAGTACACCTGGCTGTTCATGCGGTTCTCCGGTGCCGTCTTGATCTTCCTGGTGCTCGGGCATCTGTTCATCATGCTGATGTGGGAAGACGGCGTGTACCGCATCGACTTCAACTACGTTGCCGAGCGCTGGCGCTCGCCGTTCTGGCAGATCTGGGACCTGAGCCTGTTGTGGCTGGCCGAACTGCACGGCGGCAACGGCCTGCGCACGATCATCGGCGACTACACCCGCAGCTCCCGCAGCCGGTTCTGGCTGATGACGCTGCTGGCCGTGTCGATCGTCTTCACGCTGGCACTGGGCAGCTACGTGCTGCTGACCTTCGACGCGAACATTTCTTGA
- the sdhC gene encoding succinate dehydrogenase, cytochrome b556 subunit has protein sequence MMTATSADAATPGTRTGATRHRRQSLYKGDPGMWAFALHRITGATIFFFLFVHVLDTALVRVSPQAYSEVIATYKTPLVGLMELGLVAAVLFHGLNGIRLILIDFWWQGTRWHRQMLVAVGVIWLVVMVPVVVRIGMHMAERFL, from the coding sequence CTGATGACGGCGACATCCGCCGATGCGGCGACGCCGGGAACGCGGACAGGTGCGACGCGCCACCGCCGGCAGAGTCTGTACAAGGGCGACCCCGGTATGTGGGCGTTCGCGCTGCACCGGATCACCGGTGCGACCATTTTCTTCTTTCTGTTCGTCCACGTCCTCGACACGGCGCTGGTGCGGGTGAGCCCGCAGGCCTACAGCGAGGTGATCGCAACCTACAAGACCCCGCTCGTCGGCCTGATGGAGCTGGGACTGGTTGCCGCGGTGCTGTTTCATGGCCTCAACGGGATCCGGCTGATCCTGATCGACTTCTGGTGGCAGGGCACCCGCTGGCACCGCCAGATGCTGGTGGCGGTAGGCGTCATCTGGCTGGTGGTGATGGTTCCGGTGGTTGTCCGCATCGGCATGCACATGGCGGAGCGATTCCTATGA